The following are encoded together in the Pseudodesulfovibrio indicus genome:
- a CDS encoding divergent polysaccharide deacetylase family protein: MIFLFSVAFLALAGLGYSLLTAPTPPPEVIVPAPEQERQKAELSAPEAKVYEEATSDMEDKVKQADLSIIETMHDLDLEMRDLELVDVEVRRLDERGYHYQVLQFPKVGDRNHFLVTLRKRLYQRLPEAELLDDGGTEAMVRIDGLPTHRLLLESTPAVIARPEAKGPKIAVVIDDVGENVSILKGLASIDLPLTFAVWPNATNTRTCVDLINTSHHDLLVHFPMEPRGYPKVKPGDDALFVTMTADQIRQRIAQNLAQIPEAIGVNNHMGSAFTADAPGMDVALTEFKRHGLFFLDSLTSGQSVGRASAGKAGIPFYERDTFLDNVKDVNAIVLQLRKTERVAQSKGWAIAIGHPYPETLAALKQWRNTRDKTIRVVALSSLSPE; encoded by the coding sequence TTGATTTTCCTTTTTTCCGTAGCCTTCCTGGCCCTTGCGGGACTGGGCTACTCCCTCCTGACCGCCCCCACTCCACCGCCCGAAGTCATTGTGCCCGCGCCCGAACAGGAGCGGCAAAAGGCGGAACTGTCCGCGCCGGAGGCCAAGGTCTACGAGGAAGCCACCTCGGACATGGAGGACAAGGTCAAGCAGGCGGATCTGTCCATCATCGAGACCATGCACGACCTCGACCTCGAGATGCGCGACCTGGAGTTGGTGGACGTGGAAGTTCGCCGCCTCGACGAACGCGGCTACCACTACCAGGTGCTCCAGTTTCCCAAGGTGGGCGACCGGAACCATTTTCTCGTCACCCTGCGCAAGCGGCTCTACCAGCGGCTTCCCGAAGCCGAACTGCTCGACGACGGCGGCACCGAGGCCATGGTCCGGATCGACGGACTGCCGACCCACCGGCTGCTCCTGGAGTCCACGCCCGCCGTCATCGCCCGGCCCGAGGCCAAGGGACCGAAGATCGCCGTGGTCATCGACGACGTGGGCGAGAACGTCTCCATCCTCAAGGGGCTGGCCTCCATCGACCTGCCCCTGACCTTCGCGGTCTGGCCCAACGCCACCAACACCCGCACCTGCGTGGACCTGATCAATACCAGCCACCACGACCTGCTGGTCCACTTCCCTATGGAGCCGCGCGGTTACCCCAAGGTCAAGCCGGGCGACGACGCCCTGTTCGTGACCATGACCGCGGACCAGATCCGGCAGCGGATCGCCCAAAACCTGGCGCAGATACCGGAGGCCATCGGGGTCAACAACCACATGGGGTCCGCGTTCACGGCCGACGCGCCGGGTATGGACGTGGCCCTGACCGAATTCAAGCGCCACGGCCTGTTCTTCCTGGACAGCCTGACCTCGGGCCAGAGCGTGGGCCGGGCCAGCGCCGGGAAGGCGGGCATCCCCTTCTACGAGCGCGACACCTTCCTGGACAACGTCAAGGACGTGAACGCCATCGTGCTCCAGCTGCGCAAGACCGAGCGCGTGGCCCAGTCCAAGGGTTGGGCCATCGCCATCGGCCATCCCTACCCGGAAACCCTGGCCGCCTTGAAACAGTGGCGGAACACCCGCGACAAGACCATCCGGGTCGTCGCCCTCTCCTCGCTTTCGCCCGAATAG
- a CDS encoding S41 family peptidase, whose translation MRVTLWIVTFLLLFTLTVAPGPTIAANGDQFEALKTFSQVLDLVESNYVKPVTKKELIDNSIKGMLEELDPHSTYLSPEDFKDMQVDTAGKFSGIGIEISQDQGRLVVVSPIEDTPAYKAGLLAGDLILEIDGESTQDMTLMDAVKRIRGEKGTTVKLLILHKDSNKPVEIPIVRGTIPIVNVKTQSLEDGYLYLRLTKFQESSTKNLRDAIAEYQKEHTLKGIVFDLRNNPGGLLGQAVSVADTFIEDGTIVYIQGKDPANRKDFFASKNSNEVKVPLVTLINAGSASASEIVAGALQDHKRSLLVGERSFGKGSVQTIIPMSDGSGIKLTTALYYTPSGRSIQAKGIEPDLRIPFVAPNEDQEDMRDRFTVREKDLSGHLENGQKSSKQKKDEDAEKAKDMLARDNQLRMALELVKSLPRLREIQ comes from the coding sequence ATGCGTGTCACGCTTTGGATAGTCACTTTTCTTCTCCTGTTTACCCTTACCGTCGCCCCCGGCCCTACCATAGCGGCCAACGGCGATCAGTTCGAAGCCTTGAAAACCTTCTCGCAGGTGCTCGACCTGGTTGAAAGCAACTACGTCAAGCCCGTGACCAAGAAGGAGCTCATAGACAACTCCATCAAGGGCATGCTTGAGGAACTGGACCCCCACTCCACCTATCTCTCCCCTGAAGATTTCAAGGACATGCAGGTGGATACCGCCGGCAAGTTCAGCGGCATCGGCATCGAAATCAGCCAGGACCAGGGCCGCCTCGTGGTCGTGTCCCCCATCGAGGACACCCCCGCGTACAAGGCCGGGCTGCTGGCCGGTGACCTGATCCTCGAAATCGACGGCGAATCGACCCAGGACATGACCCTCATGGACGCGGTGAAGCGTATTCGCGGCGAAAAGGGCACCACGGTCAAGCTGCTCATCCTGCACAAGGATTCGAACAAGCCCGTGGAGATTCCCATTGTCCGGGGGACCATTCCCATCGTCAACGTCAAGACCCAGTCCCTGGAAGACGGCTATCTGTACCTGCGGCTGACCAAGTTCCAGGAGTCTTCCACCAAGAACCTGCGTGACGCCATCGCCGAATACCAGAAGGAACATACCCTCAAGGGCATCGTCTTCGATCTGCGCAACAACCCCGGCGGCCTGCTCGGCCAGGCGGTATCCGTTGCCGACACCTTCATCGAGGACGGCACCATCGTCTACATCCAGGGCAAGGACCCGGCCAACCGCAAGGACTTCTTCGCTTCCAAAAATTCCAATGAAGTCAAGGTGCCGCTGGTCACTCTGATCAATGCGGGCTCGGCATCGGCCTCCGAGATCGTGGCCGGCGCCCTGCAGGACCACAAGCGGTCCCTGCTGGTGGGCGAACGCTCCTTCGGCAAGGGATCGGTTCAGACCATCATCCCCATGTCCGACGGCTCCGGCATCAAGCTGACCACCGCCCTCTACTACACCCCCAGCGGACGCTCCATCCAGGCCAAGGGTATCGAGCCCGACCTGCGCATCCCGTTCGTGGCCCCCAACGAGGACCAGGAAGACATGCGCGACCGGTTCACCGTCCGCGAGAAGGACCTGTCCGGCCACCTGGAAAACGGACAGAAGTCCTCCAAGCAAAAGAAGGACGAGGACGCGGAAAAGGCCAAGGACATGCTGGCCCGCGACAACCAGTTGCGCATGGCCCTGGAACTGGTCAAGAGCCTGCCCAGGCTGAGGGAAATCCAGTAG
- a CDS encoding murein hydrolase activator EnvC family protein: MPRTLLIALIFLLLPCTVMAQDRDEILSETLQREHQKADENQQKVKQLNEQAGEISTRLSDIEHDVKLLRKQIKDQEKVLHDIRENERHTQQDHFKLEEEKERIILELSGLMQTLWPVHMQNVRARFQGVEDWAMFDRRFNWLASIYDATSRKLDEARLNAEKIVKNLEHQRRLAEEAEKQLAQVNDSKDRLLDNKYALRRNLRKVEKQKKNAEAELTDILATIEDIKYQLQSQKTKRFSLYKRTLPWPVQGKLVDGFNLKANPPARGLSLTTSVGSTVQSVFWGKVVHNDTLRGFGHVIIIYHGYNYYSLYAYLSETYVRNGQEVEKNEPLGVVGYFPKVDGPGLYFELRFHQKPINPETWLTAQR, encoded by the coding sequence ATGCCTAGAACCCTTCTGATCGCGTTGATATTTCTCCTGTTACCCTGCACCGTTATGGCGCAGGACAGGGATGAGATATTGAGCGAGACCCTGCAACGGGAGCATCAGAAGGCGGACGAGAACCAGCAGAAGGTCAAGCAGCTGAACGAGCAGGCCGGAGAGATTTCCACCCGGCTCTCGGACATCGAGCACGACGTCAAACTGCTGCGCAAGCAGATCAAGGATCAGGAAAAGGTCCTGCACGACATCCGCGAGAACGAGCGCCATACCCAGCAGGACCACTTCAAGCTGGAAGAGGAAAAGGAGCGCATCATCCTGGAGCTTTCGGGGCTGATGCAGACCCTTTGGCCGGTGCACATGCAGAACGTGCGCGCGCGGTTCCAGGGCGTCGAGGACTGGGCCATGTTCGACCGGCGGTTCAATTGGCTGGCCTCCATCTACGACGCCACCAGCCGCAAGCTGGACGAGGCCCGGCTGAACGCCGAGAAGATCGTGAAAAACCTGGAACACCAGCGCCGGCTGGCCGAAGAGGCCGAGAAGCAGCTGGCCCAGGTCAACGACAGCAAGGACCGGCTGCTGGACAACAAGTATGCCCTGCGCCGCAACCTGCGGAAGGTCGAGAAGCAGAAAAAGAACGCCGAGGCCGAGCTGACGGATATCCTGGCGACCATCGAGGACATCAAGTACCAACTCCAGTCGCAGAAGACCAAGCGGTTCTCGCTGTACAAGCGCACCCTGCCCTGGCCGGTCCAGGGCAAGCTCGTGGACGGGTTCAACCTCAAGGCGAACCCGCCCGCCCGAGGCTTGTCCCTGACCACTTCAGTGGGCAGCACGGTACAATCCGTGTTCTGGGGCAAGGTGGTGCACAACGATACGCTGCGCGGTTTCGGGCATGTGATAATCATCTACCACGGCTATAATTACTATAGTCTTTACGCTTACTTGTCAGAAACCTACGTGCGCAACGGCCAGGAAGTGGAAAAGAACGAACCGCTGGGCGTGGTGGGCTATTTCCCCAAGGTCGATGGCCCCGGCCTGTATTTTGAATTGCGTTTTCACCAAAAACCAATTAATCCAGAAACCTGGTTAACGGCCCAACGATGA
- a CDS encoding endonuclease III domain-containing protein yields MSSHSTLMGMYDAMLAKLGPSRWWPGDTPFEIAIGAILTQNTNWKNVEKALDNIKDAGLLDARALHELPLPRLAELIRPAGYYNIKAKRIHNFLQFLKDEAEFDLESLKGGDLADLRPRVLSINGVGPETADCILLYALDYPVFVVDTYTARILGRHGLAWEDIDYHGLQSIFMDALPDDVALFNEYHALLVRVGGNWCRKKEGLCAACPLKPFL; encoded by the coding sequence TTGTCCAGTCATTCCACGCTGATGGGCATGTACGACGCCATGCTCGCCAAGCTCGGCCCCAGCCGCTGGTGGCCGGGGGACACCCCGTTCGAAATCGCCATCGGGGCCATCCTGACCCAGAACACCAACTGGAAGAACGTGGAAAAGGCGCTGGACAACATCAAGGACGCGGGGTTGCTGGACGCCCGGGCCCTGCACGAACTCCCCCTTCCCCGGCTGGCCGAGCTGATCCGTCCGGCCGGGTATTACAACATCAAGGCCAAGCGGATTCACAACTTCCTGCAATTCCTCAAGGATGAAGCGGAGTTCGACCTGGAATCCCTGAAGGGCGGCGACCTGGCCGACCTGCGGCCGCGGGTGCTCTCCATCAACGGCGTCGGCCCGGAGACCGCGGACTGCATCCTGCTCTACGCCCTGGACTACCCGGTCTTCGTGGTGGACACCTACACCGCCCGGATACTGGGCCGCCACGGCCTCGCGTGGGAGGATATCGACTACCACGGGTTGCAATCCATTTTCATGGACGCCCTGCCGGATGATGTGGCACTGTTCAACGAATACCACGCCCTCCTGGTCCGCGTAGGGGGCAACTGGTGCCGCAAGAAAGAGGGTCTTTGCGCGGCCTGCCCACTTAAACCCTTTCTTTAA
- a CDS encoding 50S ribosomal protein L11 methyltransferase yields MSTLLKIEFTIPEDAADAAGVFIAAKVPHGWEETPAGDNRKITLYLEDHPLAMEMVSEFEARFPEGGVTWSEQESEDWAVAWKDFFNPVNCGETFRIYPPWLEDGEENGTTHIVIEPKMAFGTGHHPTTSLCLATIGRLAGAGTISEGQEFLDLGTGSGILGIGLSKLGLTGLGLDIDPQAVVCAAENLEANGVADSMTLAVGSIDCVEPGRTFDLVVANILSGPLIEMAGEIVARVKPGGSLVLSGILADKQSDAVAEAYGRRGLGEPQRFVEGEWICLVWEHLES; encoded by the coding sequence ATGTCCACCCTGTTGAAGATCGAATTCACCATCCCCGAGGACGCCGCCGATGCGGCGGGCGTCTTCATCGCCGCCAAGGTCCCCCACGGCTGGGAGGAAACCCCGGCCGGCGACAATCGGAAGATCACCCTGTACCTGGAGGACCATCCGCTCGCCATGGAGATGGTCAGTGAATTCGAGGCCCGTTTCCCCGAGGGCGGCGTGACCTGGTCCGAGCAGGAGTCCGAGGACTGGGCCGTGGCCTGGAAGGACTTCTTCAACCCGGTCAACTGCGGCGAGACCTTCCGCATCTATCCCCCGTGGCTGGAGGACGGCGAGGAGAACGGGACCACCCACATCGTCATCGAGCCGAAGATGGCCTTCGGCACCGGCCACCATCCCACCACTTCCCTCTGCCTGGCGACCATCGGCAGGCTTGCGGGGGCCGGAACCATCAGCGAGGGCCAGGAATTCCTCGACCTGGGCACCGGCTCCGGCATCCTCGGCATCGGGCTGTCCAAGCTCGGCCTGACCGGCCTGGGACTGGACATCGATCCGCAGGCCGTGGTTTGCGCGGCGGAGAACCTGGAGGCCAACGGGGTCGCGGATTCCATGACCCTGGCCGTGGGGTCCATCGACTGCGTGGAGCCGGGCCGCACCTTCGACCTGGTGGTGGCCAACATCCTGTCAGGGCCGCTCATCGAGATGGCGGGCGAGATCGTGGCCCGGGTCAAGCCCGGCGGCTCCCTGGTCCTGTCCGGCATCCTGGCCGACAAGCAGTCCGACGCCGTGGCCGAGGCCTACGGAAGGCGCGGCCTGGGCGAGCCCCAGCGGTTCGTCGAAGGCGAATGGATCTGCCTGGTCTGGGAACACCTGGAGAGCTAG
- a CDS encoding aspartate aminotransferase family protein, with protein sequence MSNTFEAIKERESNLLCHTYGRYPLAVSRAKGNKLYDLDGNEYLDFLAGIAVCSLGHSRDDLADVMAEQARKLVHVSNLFYQEPQLDLAEKLLSTCAAGKVFFCNSGAEANEGAIKLARRYMHLVRGEERHEIITLEKSFHGRTLSTLTATGQTGPIKDGFNPLPEGFVTVPFGNVNALRGAINAHTAAIMIEMVQGEGGVRPLPTDYVNDIVALCKENDILLIVDEVQTGLCRTGRVWAHQHYNIVPDIFTSAKALANGLPMGAVLCSDETAKGFAPGSHATTFGGGAVVSAVAAKVLDIMLEQKLADRALDLGEFARRAVVELMEKHPGRIVGSRGLGLLFGIELAGNGQDIWKGLLARKVVCNLTQGTILRLVPPLTIGEDDITAFMDALDDVLGSLEG encoded by the coding sequence ATGAGCAATACATTTGAAGCGATCAAGGAGCGGGAGTCCAACCTCCTGTGCCACACCTACGGCCGGTATCCCCTGGCCGTGTCCCGGGCCAAGGGCAACAAGCTCTACGACCTGGACGGCAACGAGTACCTGGACTTCCTGGCGGGCATCGCCGTTTGTTCCCTCGGTCACAGCCGGGACGACCTGGCCGACGTCATGGCCGAGCAGGCGCGCAAGCTGGTCCACGTCTCCAACCTCTTCTATCAGGAACCGCAGCTCGACCTGGCCGAGAAGCTCCTGTCCACCTGTGCGGCGGGCAAGGTCTTCTTCTGCAACTCCGGGGCCGAGGCCAACGAGGGGGCCATCAAGCTGGCCCGCCGGTACATGCACCTGGTGCGGGGCGAGGAGCGGCACGAGATCATCACCCTGGAGAAGTCCTTCCACGGCCGGACCCTGTCCACGCTGACCGCCACCGGCCAGACCGGCCCCATCAAGGACGGCTTCAATCCCCTGCCCGAAGGGTTCGTGACCGTGCCCTTCGGCAACGTCAACGCCCTGCGCGGGGCCATCAACGCCCACACCGCCGCGATCATGATCGAGATGGTCCAGGGCGAGGGCGGCGTGCGTCCCCTGCCCACGGACTACGTCAACGACATCGTGGCGCTGTGCAAGGAAAACGACATCCTGCTCATCGTGGACGAGGTCCAGACCGGGCTGTGCCGCACCGGGCGCGTCTGGGCGCATCAGCACTACAACATCGTCCCGGACATCTTCACCTCGGCCAAGGCCTTGGCCAACGGGCTGCCCATGGGCGCGGTCCTGTGCTCGGACGAGACGGCCAAGGGATTCGCCCCCGGCTCCCACGCCACCACCTTCGGGGGCGGCGCGGTGGTCTCGGCGGTAGCCGCCAAGGTGCTCGACATCATGCTCGAGCAAAAGCTGGCCGACCGCGCCCTGGACCTGGGCGAGTTCGCGCGCCGGGCGGTCGTCGAGCTGATGGAGAAACACCCCGGCAGGATCGTGGGCTCACGCGGGCTGGGACTGCTCTTCGGCATCGAGCTGGCGGGCAACGGCCAGGATATCTGGAAGGGACTGCTGGCCCGCAAGGTGGTCTGCAACCTGACCCAGGGGACCATCCTGCGGCTGGTGCCGCCCCTGACCATCGGCGAGGACGACATCACGGCCTTCATGGACGCCCTGGACGACGTCCTGGGATCGCTGGAGGGCTAG
- the dut gene encoding dUTP diphosphatase, with amino-acid sequence MNKIDVNVKFLHPVWEENELAYATDHSAGLDLRACLDVEEIEIGPGRKAAIPAGLAVECVQPGVAGFVFSRSGLGTKEGLTVSQGVGVIDPDYRGEIKVSLLNTSGEVRRIRRGQRIAQLVFMPIFQATITPVGELGETARGAGGFGSTGKH; translated from the coding sequence ATGAACAAGATCGACGTGAACGTGAAGTTCCTGCACCCGGTATGGGAAGAGAACGAACTGGCCTACGCCACCGACCATTCGGCGGGGCTGGACCTCCGGGCGTGCCTGGACGTGGAGGAAATCGAGATCGGCCCCGGCCGGAAGGCCGCCATTCCGGCGGGCCTGGCCGTGGAATGCGTCCAGCCGGGCGTGGCCGGATTCGTCTTCTCCCGCAGCGGCCTGGGGACCAAGGAAGGGCTGACCGTGAGCCAGGGCGTGGGGGTCATCGACCCCGACTACCGGGGCGAGATCAAGGTCTCCCTGCTCAACACGTCCGGCGAGGTGCGACGAATCAGGCGCGGACAGCGCATCGCCCAGCTTGTGTTCATGCCCATCTTTCAGGCGACCATCACTCCGGTCGGGGAACTCGGCGAGACCGCGCGCGGCGCGGGCGGGTTCGGGTCCACCGGGAAACACTAG
- a CDS encoding sodium:solute symporter family protein — MTGKIIGVLIYLGVIFYLGYKAWLKTKESTDYMLAGRSMNPFVLAMSYGATFVSTSAIVGFGGVSGMFGMSLLWLTFLTIFVGIFVAMVFFGKRTRRMGLALDSHTFPEFLGRRYKSKFIQQFSGVVIFVFIPVYAAAVLIGICRMLEVAFPAISYGVWLLVVTAIVAVYVITGGLKAVMYTDAFQGTIMAGMMLILIVTTYSLLGGITEAHQALTDMVNLVPAGLVKGGMTGWTTGPNFESPIGLTVYTTIIYGVGIGVLAQPQLAIRFMTVPSDRELNRAVAIGGVFILLMTGVAFVTGALSNVVFFQKFGKIAIVMAENNFDKIIPLYIDKVMPGWFSGLFLVAMFAAAMSTMSSQYHVGGTSLSRDFLEQYVNIGNNGSSMKLNRLGVTVAIIATLVWAWLLPSGVIARATAFFFGLCAASFLPIYVLGLYWKGMTKTGAKVSMVGGFCFSMFWLLFVHVKEAGFIGLCQAMFGKATLVADAAPGSWMWLMQWVDPNVVALPVSMVLAVGVSLATRRIEERHLRLCWDGLC, encoded by the coding sequence ATGACCGGCAAAATCATCGGCGTCCTCATCTACCTGGGCGTCATCTTTTATCTCGGCTACAAGGCTTGGCTCAAGACCAAGGAATCCACCGACTACATGCTCGCCGGGCGGTCCATGAACCCGTTCGTGCTGGCCATGTCCTACGGCGCGACCTTTGTCTCCACCTCGGCCATCGTGGGCTTCGGCGGCGTCTCCGGCATGTTCGGCATGTCCCTGCTCTGGCTGACTTTCCTGACCATCTTCGTGGGCATCTTCGTGGCCATGGTCTTCTTCGGCAAGCGCACCCGGCGCATGGGGCTGGCCCTGGATTCCCACACCTTCCCCGAGTTCCTGGGCAGGAGGTACAAGTCCAAGTTCATTCAGCAGTTCAGCGGCGTGGTCATTTTCGTCTTCATCCCCGTCTATGCGGCGGCCGTGCTCATCGGCATCTGCCGCATGCTCGAAGTGGCCTTCCCGGCCATCAGCTACGGCGTGTGGCTTCTGGTGGTCACCGCCATCGTGGCCGTGTACGTGATCACCGGCGGGCTGAAGGCGGTCATGTACACCGACGCGTTCCAGGGGACCATCATGGCCGGCATGATGCTCATCCTCATCGTCACCACCTATTCGCTCCTGGGCGGCATCACCGAGGCGCACCAGGCCTTGACCGACATGGTCAACCTGGTCCCGGCGGGGCTGGTCAAGGGAGGCATGACCGGCTGGACCACGGGACCGAACTTCGAGTCCCCCATCGGACTGACGGTCTACACCACCATCATCTACGGCGTGGGCATCGGCGTCCTGGCCCAGCCGCAGCTGGCCATCCGGTTCATGACCGTGCCCTCCGACCGTGAGCTGAACCGCGCCGTGGCCATCGGCGGCGTGTTCATCCTGCTCATGACCGGCGTCGCCTTCGTCACCGGCGCCCTGTCCAACGTGGTCTTCTTCCAGAAGTTCGGCAAGATCGCCATCGTCATGGCCGAGAACAACTTCGACAAGATCATCCCGCTGTACATCGACAAGGTCATGCCCGGCTGGTTCTCCGGCCTGTTCCTGGTGGCCATGTTCGCGGCGGCCATGTCCACCATGAGCTCCCAGTACCACGTGGGCGGCACCTCGCTCTCCCGCGACTTCCTGGAGCAGTACGTCAATATCGGCAACAACGGCTCGTCCATGAAGCTGAACCGGCTCGGCGTGACCGTGGCCATCATCGCCACCCTGGTCTGGGCCTGGCTGCTGCCCAGCGGCGTCATCGCCCGCGCCACGGCCTTCTTCTTCGGCCTGTGCGCGGCCTCGTTCCTGCCCATCTACGTGCTCGGCCTGTACTGGAAGGGCATGACCAAGACCGGGGCCAAGGTGTCCATGGTCGGCGGGTTCTGCTTCTCCATGTTCTGGCTGCTCTTCGTGCACGTCAAGGAGGCCGGGTTCATCGGCCTGTGTCAGGCCATGTTCGGCAAGGCCACCCTGGTGGCGGACGCCGCGCCCGGCTCCTGGATGTGGCTCATGCAGTGGGTGGACCCCAACGTGGTCGCCCTGCCCGTCTCCATGGTCCTGGCCGTGGGCGTCAGCCTGGCCACCCGACGTATCGAGGAAAGGCACCTCCGGCTCTGCTGGGATGGACTCTGCTGA
- a CDS encoding symporter small accessory protein, whose protein sequence is MMLGFGSIEIALAFWLSVGATVLCVVYGIVNWNNKGTDKSGGMRR, encoded by the coding sequence ATGATGCTGGGATTCGGGAGTATTGAAATCGCGCTGGCCTTCTGGCTGTCCGTGGGGGCGACGGTTCTGTGCGTGGTTTACGGAATTGTGAACTGGAACAACAAGGGTACCGACAAATCCGGGGGGATGCGTAGATGA
- a CDS encoding glutamate synthase-related protein, with product MLFQPINKNYHEFCIERDPELCINCKVCVRQCSYEAHYWDEARQKVVHDNTKCIGCHRCEALCPTAALNIVKKPSDFRTNSLWRPVFLQNIYKQADTGGVLLAGMGSPVDIPVYWDRMLLDASQVTNPSIDPLREPMELKTFLGAKPRKAELTTDKKTGKVKLKTKLTPQLELDVPIMFAAMSFGAINFNLHRAMARAATETGTYYNTGEGGLHKSLYKYGENTIVQVASGRFGVHRDYLRAGAAIEIKVGQGAKPGIGGHLPGEKINDKVSETRMVPIGSDAISPAPHHDIYSIEDLLQLIYALKEASEYKVPVSVKIAAVHNVAAIASGIARAGADIITVDGMRGGTGAAPAMIRDNVGIPIELALAQVDQRLRDEGIRNQVSVVAAGGIRCSGDVIKAIALGADAVYIGTATLIAVGCTICGRCYTGKCPWGIATNDPKLSKRQNPDIAAKKLANLIRAWGHEIEEMLGGMGLNSIESLRGNRDKLRGVGLSDTELDILGIKHAGR from the coding sequence TTGCTTTTTCAGCCCATCAACAAGAACTACCATGAGTTCTGTATCGAGCGGGACCCGGAACTGTGCATCAACTGCAAGGTCTGCGTCCGCCAGTGTTCGTACGAGGCTCACTATTGGGATGAAGCCCGGCAAAAGGTCGTGCACGACAACACCAAGTGCATCGGCTGCCATCGCTGCGAAGCCCTGTGCCCGACAGCTGCCCTGAACATCGTCAAGAAGCCCTCGGACTTCCGGACGAACAGCCTGTGGCGCCCGGTGTTTCTGCAGAACATCTACAAGCAGGCGGATACCGGCGGAGTGCTCCTTGCGGGCATGGGCTCCCCGGTGGACATCCCGGTCTATTGGGACCGCATGCTGCTCGACGCCAGCCAGGTGACCAACCCGTCCATCGACCCCCTGCGCGAACCCATGGAGCTCAAGACCTTCCTGGGCGCGAAGCCGCGCAAGGCGGAGCTGACCACGGACAAAAAGACCGGCAAGGTCAAGCTCAAGACCAAGCTCACCCCGCAGCTGGAGCTGGACGTTCCGATCATGTTCGCGGCCATGAGCTTCGGCGCAATCAACTTCAACCTGCACCGGGCCATGGCCCGCGCGGCAACCGAAACCGGGACCTACTACAATACCGGCGAGGGCGGCCTGCACAAGTCCTTATATAAATACGGCGAGAACACCATCGTGCAGGTGGCGTCCGGCCGGTTCGGCGTGCACCGCGACTATCTGCGCGCGGGCGCAGCCATCGAGATCAAGGTGGGGCAGGGTGCCAAGCCCGGCATCGGCGGCCACCTCCCGGGCGAGAAGATCAACGACAAGGTGTCCGAGACCCGCATGGTTCCCATCGGCTCCGACGCCATCTCCCCGGCCCCGCATCACGACATCTACTCCATCGAGGACCTGCTTCAGCTCATCTACGCGCTGAAGGAGGCCTCGGAATACAAGGTCCCGGTGTCGGTCAAGATCGCCGCCGTGCACAACGTGGCCGCCATCGCCTCGGGCATCGCCCGGGCGGGCGCGGACATCATCACCGTGGACGGCATGCGCGGCGGCACGGGCGCGGCCCCGGCCATGATCCGCGACAACGTGGGCATTCCCATCGAGCTGGCCCTGGCCCAGGTGGACCAGCGGCTGCGCGACGAGGGCATCCGCAACCAGGTTTCGGTGGTGGCCGCGGGCGGCATCCGCTGCTCCGGCGACGTGATCAAGGCCATCGCGCTGGGCGCGGACGCGGTCTACATCGGCACCGCCACCCTGATCGCCGTGGGCTGCACCATCTGCGGCCGCTGCTACACCGGCAAATGCCCGTGGGGCATCGCCACCAACGATCCCAAGCTCTCCAAGCGCCAGAATCCGGACATCGCGGCCAAGAAGCTGGCCAACCTGATCCGCGCCTGGGGCCACGAGATCGAGGAGATGCTGGGCGGCATGGGACTGAACTCCATCGAATCCCTGCGCGGCAACCGCGACAAGCTGCGCGGCGTGGGCCTTTCGGACACCGAACTCGACATCCTCGGCATCAAGCATGCCGGGCGCTAA
- a CDS encoding 4Fe-4S dicluster domain-containing protein translates to MKRVYPDKEYCIGCHLCEVACITAHSKSKDVIIAFREEQGKDGLSACKRVFEKGDTCVAISCRHCDEPSCVAACISGGLHKDPETGRTVYDREKCVGCWSCLMACPYGAIKRHPNENKIVKCDLCEGREGGPACVAACPNQALKFEER, encoded by the coding sequence ATGAAGAGAGTCTATCCGGATAAAGAATACTGCATCGGCTGCCACCTCTGCGAAGTGGCCTGCATCACCGCCCACTCCAAGTCCAAGGACGTGATCATCGCCTTCCGCGAGGAGCAGGGCAAGGACGGGTTGTCCGCGTGCAAGCGGGTCTTCGAGAAGGGCGACACCTGCGTGGCCATCTCCTGCCGCCACTGCGACGAGCCCTCCTGCGTGGCCGCCTGCATCTCCGGCGGGTTGCACAAGGACCCGGAAACGGGCCGCACGGTCTATGACCGCGAAAAGTGCGTGGGCTGCTGGTCCTGCCTGATGGCCTGCCCCTACGGCGCCATAAAGCGGCATCCGAACGAAAACAAGATCGTCAAGTGCGACCTGTGCGAGGGACGCGAGGGCGGCCCGGCCTGCGTGGCCGCATGCCCCAACCAGGCCCTGAAATTCGAGGAACGATAG